A region of the Variovorax sp. 54 genome:
CGCGCGGTGCATGCTGACCCAGTCGCCGCCGTCGGAGCCCAGGCCTTCCTGCACGCGGTTGTAGGCCTCCAGGTCGTCGGACATCACGTTCGACGAGGGCGCGTTGACGATGTTGGTGTACTTGAGCGTGCGCTGGAAGGTGGCCTCGGGCGCGCCCTTCAGCCGGAAGCTGAAGATCTCGACCAGCGTGCGGTCCACCGACAGCGGCCGGATCACGCGGATCTGCTGGAATGAGGTGTGCGGCGAACAGCTCGGGTACACGATGGTGTTGTGCCGGTTCACGCGCAGGATCTCGTCGGTGCGCTCGGCGCCCTTCGCAGCTTCGAGCGAGGCCACGTAGGCCAGGCTCACCGGATCGGTCGGCGGCACGAAGATGCCTTCCATGAAGCCGTGGCCGTGGTCGTAGCCCTTGAGCTCCAGCTTTTCCCAGAACTCCAGCGGCTCGCCGTTGCCGTCGACGATCACCACCTCGAAGGGCTTGGGCGTGCCGGCCGGCATGGACTCGTGCTCTTCCTTGGCCGCGCGCCACGACGACTCGTGCGTGGCCACGGCGTGGATGGTGTCGTGCAGGTTCTCGAAAAAGATCTTCCAGTTGTTGCGCTGGACCACGCGTTGCACGCCGCCGGCCACCTCGACTTCGCCCTCGGGCGCGCGGTCGCAGAAGTTGTCGAGTGACGTGGCCACGCCGCCCAGGAATTCCTTCAACTCAGGTCCGTCTTCCGACAGGCTGGCGAACACGAAGCCGCGGTGCGTGGCCACGCGCGCCACCTTGCGCACGCCGTACTGCGGGTCTTTCAAATCGAGCGCGGTGCATTCGTAGCCGCTGCGCAGCGGCACCGACAGCAGGCTGCCGTCGCACTTGAAGGTCCAGCCGTGGTACAGGCAGCGCAGGAACTTGCCGGCGCTGCCGCTGCCGTCGGGCACGAGCTTGGCGCCCTTGTGCGGGCAGCGGTTGAACATCACATGCACCTGGCCGTCGGTGTGCCGCACCATCACCACGGGCTCGCGGCCCAGGCGGGTGGTGAAGTAGTCGCCGGGCTTGGGCACCTGGCTTTCGTGGCCGATGTAGATCCAGGCCTGGCCGAACACGCGGTCCATCTCCAGCTCGAAGATGGCGGGGTCGGTGTAGACGCGCTTGTGCACGCGGTCGGGCTGCACGAGCGACTGGATGTCGATCGGGTTTGTCGCCGCGATGGGGATGATGGGGATCACGGAATTCATCGGGTGGGTCTCCTGAAACGTCATCAGATGTCGAGCACCAGGTGCGGCGTCTTCGCGCGCGACACGCAGGTGCACAGGGTCTTGCCGTCCGCCTTCTCGCGCGGACTGAGGTTGTGGTCGCGGTGATCGGGCACGCCCTCGACCACGTCCACCACGCACACGCCGCAGTCGCCCTGGCGGCAGTCGTACAGCGGGTCCAGGCCCGCGGCGATGAGCACGTCGAGCAGGCTCTGGCGCGGCGCCACGGTCAGCGTCTTGCCCGAGCGCAGCGTGCGCACCTCGAAAGGCGCATCGCCCGCCTGCTCGATGGCGCCGGCGAAGAGCTCGAAGTGCACGTGGTCGTCGGGCCAGCCGAGCGCGCGGGCGGTGTCGATCACGGCCTGCACCATGCCGCGCGGACCGCACACATGCAGGTGGCGGCCGGGCACGGGCGACGCCAGCAGCGCGCGCAGGTCAATACCGCGTGCCGGGTCGCCGCCGTCGTGCACCACGGTGCCGCCGAGCGCGCGCACCTCGTGCAGGAAGGCCGTGGCGTCCTCGCTGCGCGTGGCATAGACGAACTCGAAAGGGCGCGCTTCGGCTGCGAGCGATCGCGCCATGCACAGCAGCGGCGTGATGCCGATGCCGCCCGCAAGGAGCAGCGGCGGCGCGCTGCCCGCGTGCAGCGCGAAGTCGTCGCGCGGCGCGTGCGCGGTCAGCGTGGCGCCGGGTTGCAGCGCGTGCATCCAGGCCGAACCGCCTGCGCCGTGGGGCTCGCACAGCACCGCGATCTCGCAGCGGTCCGAGCCGTCGTGCGGCCTGGCGAGCGAGTAGGCGCGCTGGCCCGCGTGGCCGTTGGCCTGCACCACCTGCACGCCCAGGTGCGCGCCCGGCGTGAATAGCGGCAGGGGCGCGCCGTTCGCCGAGCGCAGCACGAAGGCCTTGATGGCTGGCGTGAGCGGCGTGACCGCGTCCACGACCAGCGCCAGCATGTCGGTGTCGGAAGTGCTGCTCATCCCAAGGGCAGCGCCGGGTCGGCGATGGTGAGGCCGGTCGATTTTTCCCAGCGCGGCATCAGCGTGTTCGACGGCTGTGTTTCGTCGACCAGCTTGCGCGCCGTCTCGGCGCCGGCCACGGGCAGGCCCTTCGGATCGAGCAGCCCGATCTGCACCAGCACGCTGGCCTGGTCCCAGTAGATGTGCTCGTGGTACAGCTTGTCGCCGCGGAACTTCACGATGGCCACGAGCGGAATCTCCACCGGCTTGCCGGTGGGCGCGATGCCCGGCAGCAGCCAGTCGATCTCGACCGTGTGGGTGAAGCTGAACAGCATCTCGTCCACGATCTGCGTCGCGCCCACCGTGCGCGAGATGGGCGTGAGCCGCGTGTCGGGCGGCGTGCTCGGAATGAAGTGGTGTTTGTAGAAGCGCGACAGCTCCTTGGCGCCCACGCCGCCGGTCATGGTCGGGATGTGGTTCACGTAGGGCTCGCTCACCATCGTGGCCATGGTGGCGACCACGTCGCGCGTGGCGAATTCGTACTCGCAGTGCTTGTCCCACAGCGCCGAGAGGTCGTACACCGGGCCGATCGCTTCCTTGAACAGCGCCATCGAGCGCTGGTGCGCCATGAGCGTGGAGGGCTTGTGGAAATGGTCGCCGCCGGTGCGCGCAAAGGCATGGTCGACGCCGGGGTACACGTACATCTGCGCATCGGGCCTGCCGGCGAAGGCTTCGAGCACCTGGGCGCGGGCCTCGGGCGGGCAGAACTGGTCGAGTTCCGCAAAGTGCAGGGCGATCGGGCATTCGATTTTCGGCACGAGGTCGAGCGCGCCCTCGATGCCCACGCCGTAGTAACCCACGGCCGCGTCCACGCCCGAGTGCGCGGCGGCCAGGTAGGCCAGCTTGCCGCCGAGGCAGAAGCCCAGCGCGCCGACCTTGCCGGTGCAGGCCGGGTGCGCGCGCAGCGCCTTCACGCTCGCCGTGACGTCGGCCACGCCGGCGTCGATGTCGAACTTCTGGAAGAAGCCGAAGGCGCGCTGCCAGTCTTCGGGCGAGTAGCCCAGATCGACACCGGGTTCCATGCGCCAGAACAGGTCGGGTGCGAGCACCACGTAGCCCTCTTCGGCGTAGAGGTCGGCCACCTCGCGCACGTAGTCGTTGATGCCGAAGATCTCCTGGCACAGCACGATGCCGGGGCCGCGCCCCGAGGCCGGCAGGGCCAGGTAGCCGCGAAAGGTCTGGGTGCCGTCGCCGGTGGGAATGTCGATGGTGTCGCTCATCGGTTCGTCTCTCGAAGTGGTGGGGTCGGCGGCGATTCTGGGGAGCGCGCTGGCCTGTTGTCTGTCCATTTCGTGCAGCGGTTGGCGCCGCACGAAACGGATAGCGGGACGCCGCCGCCGCACAGAGACTGCGCCCTGCATTTGCTGCAGCCCCCACGTTCAACGAACTCACCCCGAGGAGATCTTTCATGTCGCAGGCCACGCCCCGATCCGTCTTGTGCGCGCTCACCGTCCTGGTGGGCGCGCTGGCTTCACCCGCGCAGGCGCAGACCGCGCAGACCGTGAAAGTCGGCCTGGCGATGGACCTGTCCGGCCCCTTCGCCGTCGGCGGTGCCGAGGCCAAGGCCGGCTTCGCGGTCGCGATGAAGCAGCTGGGAGGCAAGCTCGGCGGCGTGCCGGTGGAGTTCGTCGAAGCCGACACGGCAGGCAACCCCGAGATGGCGCGCCAGGTGGTCGAGCGCATGCTGCTGCGCGACAAGATCGACCTGTTCACCGGGCCGGTCGGCTCGTCGGTTGCGCTGGCCGTGGGCCCGCCGCTCTTCGCGGCCAAGGTGCCTTATCTGTCGAGCAACACCGGCCCGAGCGACTACTCGGGTGCGCGCTGCAACCCGTACTTCTTCGGCGCCTCGTACCCGAATGACGCGTACTACGAGTCGGCCGGCAAGTTCGCCTCGGACAAGGGCTTCAAGAAGGTCGCGATGATCGCGCCCAGCTACCCGGGCGGCAAGGACGCCATCAACGGCTTCAAGCACACCTTCAAGGGGGGCGTGGGCGACGAGCTGTACACCAAGCTCGGGCAGCTCGACTACTCCGCCGAGCTGGCGCAGATTCGCGCGTCGAAGCCCGATGCGCTGTACTTCTTTTTACCCGGTGCGATGGGCGTGAGCTTCATCAAGCAGTTCGTCGGCGCGGGGCTGTCGAAAGACGTGGCGCTCATCTCCACCGCGTTCTCGGCCGACGAAGACATGATCCCCGCCGTCGGCGAGCCGATGCTCGGCCTGTTCAACACGGCGCACTGGTCGTTCGACCTCGACAACGCCGCCAACCAGCGCTTCGTGACGGCGTTCCGCCAGCAGAACAACGGACGCAACCCGTCGTTCTATGCCGGCCAGGCCTACGACGTGCTGATGGCAATGGACGCGGCCGTGCGCGACGTCGGCGGCAAGGTGGCCGACAAGCCCGCGCTGCTCAAGGCGATCAAGGCGGCGAACTACAAGTCGGTGCGCGGCGACTTCCGCTATGGGTCGAACAACTTCCCGATCCAGAACTACTACCTGCGCGTGATCGCCAAGGACGCGAGCGGACGCATCGCCAACAAGGTGATCGGCACCGTGCTGGAGCGCTACCAGGACCGCACGGCGGTGCAGTGCGCGATGAAGTCCTGATGGGGCTTCAGTGCCGCGCGGCCGGGAGCCGTTCGGTCGTGCTGGAAGGTTCACGCGAGGTGTCGCGCGGCAGCTGCCCGAAGCGCTCGCGGTAGCAGGCGGCAAAGCGGCTCAGGTGCGAGAAGCCGCAGTTCAGCGCCACCTCGGTGACGCTGGCGCCGTCGTGCCGCGTCAGCAGTGCGTGCGCGGCATCGAGCCGCATGTTGCGCAGCACCTCGCCGGGCGAGAGGTCGCGGTGGCGCCTGAAGAGCAGGGCGAGGCCGCGGCGCGTGACGCCTGCGGCCTGCGCCACGTCTTCGAGCGACAGCAGCGCGTCGAGCCGCTCGCGCATGAACTCTTCGGCGCGTCGCAGCTGCCGCAGGCTGGTTTCCTCGGTGCCGCGCTGCGCGTCGGTATGCCGCTGCAGCACCGAGTTCGGTCGGTGGCACAGCAGGTAGAGCATGAGGTTGTCTTCGCAGTGCGCGAGCCAGCGCGGGTCGTAGCGCTCGAACTCGTTCGCTGGCAGCAGCGAAGCCAGGCTCGCGACCATGCGGCACCACTGCGTGCCCGCCGCGTCGTCCAGGCGCAAGGGCATGTCGAAATCGATCTCGCCCACGGTGTCGCCACCGCGCAGCGCGAAGGCATGGCGCGCCACCTCCTGCAGGCGGCTGAGTTCGATCTTCAGCATCAGCTGTTCGCAGTCGGCATGCCAGCGCAGGCGCACCGGCTTGTGGGCCGAAATGATGGCGCCTTGCCCGGGGTGGATCTGCAGCGTCTGCCCGCCGGTGTGGATGTCGGCATGGCCGCGCAAGGGCATCTGCACCAGCACGAAGTTGCCGAGCGCGTCGGGCTCGATGTCGACGTCGCAGCCGTAGCGCAGGATGCACAGCGACAGTGCGCTCATCTCGGCGCGGCAGAAGATGGCATCGACATCGCCCGCGCCCCACGCGCTGCGGTGCGGCTTCAGTTCGCGCGCCACGTGCGCGTCGGTCTCTTCGGCCTCGCGCGAACGGAAGACCTCGCGCCTGTACAGCGGGGACAGTTGCTGACTCGACCATGCGTCCATGG
Encoded here:
- a CDS encoding AraC family transcriptional regulator; its protein translation is MDAWSSQQLSPLYRREVFRSREAEETDAHVARELKPHRSAWGAGDVDAIFCRAEMSALSLCILRYGCDVDIEPDALGNFVLVQMPLRGHADIHTGGQTLQIHPGQGAIISAHKPVRLRWHADCEQLMLKIELSRLQEVARHAFALRGGDTVGEIDFDMPLRLDDAAGTQWCRMVASLASLLPANEFERYDPRWLAHCEDNLMLYLLCHRPNSVLQRHTDAQRGTEETSLRQLRRAEEFMRERLDALLSLEDVAQAAGVTRRGLALLFRRHRDLSPGEVLRNMRLDAAHALLTRHDGASVTEVALNCGFSHLSRFAACYRERFGQLPRDTSREPSSTTERLPAARH
- a CDS encoding ABC transporter substrate-binding protein, with product MSQATPRSVLCALTVLVGALASPAQAQTAQTVKVGLAMDLSGPFAVGGAEAKAGFAVAMKQLGGKLGGVPVEFVEADTAGNPEMARQVVERMLLRDKIDLFTGPVGSSVALAVGPPLFAAKVPYLSSNTGPSDYSGARCNPYFFGASYPNDAYYESAGKFASDKGFKKVAMIAPSYPGGKDAINGFKHTFKGGVGDELYTKLGQLDYSAELAQIRASKPDALYFFLPGAMGVSFIKQFVGAGLSKDVALISTAFSADEDMIPAVGEPMLGLFNTAHWSFDLDNAANQRFVTAFRQQNNGRNPSFYAGQAYDVLMAMDAAVRDVGGKVADKPALLKAIKAANYKSVRGDFRYGSNNFPIQNYYLRVIAKDASGRIANKVIGTVLERYQDRTAVQCAMKS
- a CDS encoding aromatic ring-hydroxylating dioxygenase subunit alpha encodes the protein MNSVIPIIPIAATNPIDIQSLVQPDRVHKRVYTDPAIFELEMDRVFGQAWIYIGHESQVPKPGDYFTTRLGREPVVMVRHTDGQVHVMFNRCPHKGAKLVPDGSGSAGKFLRCLYHGWTFKCDGSLLSVPLRSGYECTALDLKDPQYGVRKVARVATHRGFVFASLSEDGPELKEFLGGVATSLDNFCDRAPEGEVEVAGGVQRVVQRNNWKIFFENLHDTIHAVATHESSWRAAKEEHESMPAGTPKPFEVVIVDGNGEPLEFWEKLELKGYDHGHGFMEGIFVPPTDPVSLAYVASLEAAKGAERTDEILRVNRHNTIVYPSCSPHTSFQQIRVIRPLSVDRTLVEIFSFRLKGAPEATFQRTLKYTNIVNAPSSNVMSDDLEAYNRVQEGLGSDGGDWVSMHRAAGRDQPLPGGRASNGNSEMPSRNMFAAWAGYMGVDTSTQTGSAE
- a CDS encoding PDR/VanB family oxidoreductase; this translates as MSSTSDTDMLALVVDAVTPLTPAIKAFVLRSANGAPLPLFTPGAHLGVQVVQANGHAGQRAYSLARPHDGSDRCEIAVLCEPHGAGGSAWMHALQPGATLTAHAPRDDFALHAGSAPPLLLAGGIGITPLLCMARSLAAEARPFEFVYATRSEDATAFLHEVRALGGTVVHDGGDPARGIDLRALLASPVPGRHLHVCGPRGMVQAVIDTARALGWPDDHVHFELFAGAIEQAGDAPFEVRTLRSGKTLTVAPRQSLLDVLIAAGLDPLYDCRQGDCGVCVVDVVEGVPDHRDHNLSPREKADGKTLCTCVSRAKTPHLVLDI
- a CDS encoding dienelactone hydrolase family protein, whose product is MSDTIDIPTGDGTQTFRGYLALPASGRGPGIVLCQEIFGINDYVREVADLYAEEGYVVLAPDLFWRMEPGVDLGYSPEDWQRAFGFFQKFDIDAGVADVTASVKALRAHPACTGKVGALGFCLGGKLAYLAAAHSGVDAAVGYYGVGIEGALDLVPKIECPIALHFAELDQFCPPEARAQVLEAFAGRPDAQMYVYPGVDHAFARTGGDHFHKPSTLMAHQRSMALFKEAIGPVYDLSALWDKHCEYEFATRDVVATMATMVSEPYVNHIPTMTGGVGAKELSRFYKHHFIPSTPPDTRLTPISRTVGATQIVDEMLFSFTHTVEIDWLLPGIAPTGKPVEIPLVAIVKFRGDKLYHEHIYWDQASVLVQIGLLDPKGLPVAGAETARKLVDETQPSNTLMPRWEKSTGLTIADPALPLG